ATCCAACTTCGAATCATGGCCTGCTGGGACAGGAACTACTATTAGTGAGGATGGAAGAGGAAAAGTCGCAGGTACTagtattatttatgtatttttacttTCTGCAAAGTTACTTATTACAtacttttttattcttttttgctAACAATTTATCATGCTATTTATGTAGCGTTGATAAAGCAACAAGATGTGGATTTCAAGGGAGCATCAAAGGGCTCTCCAGTAAATGAGGAAATTCCTCCTTTGCTTGAAGACAGTGGAAAACTTGAGGTTTCGTTTTGTTTAGTCTGCAGAGCAAATGAGGTTAGTTATTGTTTGTTTTTGTGGAGTCctaacttatcaaagtacttgcAGGTTTGGCTCATAAATGGTGATGCCAAGGAACCAGTTCCAAAAGAAGAGATTGGTAAATTCTATGCTGGAGATTGTTACATTGTGCTCTATGCATATCATTCTGGAGAAAAGAAAGAGGACTACTTCTTGACTTGTTGGATTGGAAAGGATAGCACCCAGGTAACTTTCAATAACCAAGTGTCCTCCGTGGATCCAAAAGAGTAGTAGTTATACTTTTAACCACACCTTTATGTTGAAAAGTTGCTTACAGTTCAGTGAGCAAATTATGTTTTACAAGCATAATATGAATTTCTTTTTTTCAGGATGATCAATTCGTGGCTCTAGATATGAATAATAAGATATGGAACTCCTTGAAAGGAAGACCAGTGCAGGTTCTTTAAAGTTTTAACTTATTAATCTTATCCATAAACTTGAAAAGATGAACTTCTTCATGAAGTTCATGTGTTTTTCAGGGATGCATATTTGAAGGGAAAGAACCACCACAATTTATCGCACTTTTCCATCCCATGGTTGTTCTGAAGGTACCTACTTACTATTATGCATTTTCATTTGGCAGATCTAGAAGAAAAAAATTTACACTTAGTTCTCTTTGTTATCTATCAAATACAATTATTTCTATTGAATAGGGTGGAATCGGCTCTGGATATAAAAGCTCGATTGTAGAAAAAAACATTAGTGATGAAACTTATTCTCCTGGTGCTATTGCACTGATCCAAGTATCTGGTACATCAGGTCACAACAATAAGGGAATGCAAGTTGATGCGGTATGGCTGGTCACATTCtttttttcattttgttttcCTAGAATCTTCTTTTGTTTTAAATGAGATAGGAGAAAGCACCTCCAGAGCTCTTACCAACTGAGTTGCGTGGTATCTATcatcttcattttttttattaagaaaAAAACATAACCTTCATTTAGCTTGCATTAGTTGAATATTATTTGTATTACTTGCAAGTATCATTTAGAAACTTGAGTGTTATAATTACAATGACATTATCTTTTTTATCAATAGGTTGCGGCATCCTTAAATTCCTATGATTGTTTTGTTTTGCAATCTGGGACTATAGTTTTCATATGGAATGGAAGTTCAAGTACTTTTGAACAGCAACAGCAGGCTGTTCATACAGCAGAATTTCTGAAGGTAAAATGTAAAAAGTCAATAATATTTTGTGGCCAAATGTTATCCTCTATTCATTTTGTGTCAACATGTTTAATTTCATTTGGTGTTCATATTATTAGTCAAGATGTGAAATACCGTTTCGTGCCGCTCGGCACggacggtttttaccgttccgaCGGGCGGCTGAAACCGGCACGGGAGGCGTCCCCGTCTCGGCGGTGccggaggagacgcgggacgcctCCGTCGGCGCCGGAGGAGATGCGGGACGCCTCCGGCGGTGTCCCGCGACGCCTTCGGCACCGAAGGCGTTGTGCGCACGGCTTCTGTGGCGCCGGAAGCGTCCGGCAGGGTCGCCGGACGCTTCCGGCGCTGCCGGAGGCGTCCGGCGACGCTTCCGGCCCCGCCGGACTCCCCTCGCGGGATCGCCCGCGCGCGATCTCGCGTTCTGCCGCcgcgattttttttcttttctgtttttaataattttttattttatttaattaatttaaagaatTCCCAAGGATGTGTGGAGAATGTGTGATAGTTGGAAGaggcttttataaaccctaattaaattattctaataaaatatataaaaaatatatttaaaattaaaataaattaaataaattttattaattaatattctgaaaaaataatattttaaattttatttaaaaattttaaaaaatatataataattcttatttatattctaatatattttttattattttaaatttcatttaaattaaaaaaaaaattaaaaaattctaaaaattaaaaaaaaatctaataaattatatttatattctgttttttttttattttttaaaatttttttacttgatattttttactatttaaaatatatattatttaattaataattaattaaatgaataaatagttagtttatataattattattaatataaagtaatatcttgtattaattattattattattatagatacttctattttaatttgaattattaatatatcaattctatttaaataaaattatttttaattattttttctaataatattaaattattcaataattgagaacttataataaatcaatatacaacttatttttatatacataataaacatatttatcttataattattatagataaataaaaaataccgaaactgtatcggcacagcacgatacgataccgaaatcgtatcgttccagtctgagaccgaaacctcagcacaggtcgaaattttaaactttgTTATTAGTTAAATGATATGAGATTCGTATAAATGAAACAACAAATTTATATCATGGTTACCAACTTTCGAATTATAAACATTAGTTCAATTTGCTAATTGCCTCTTCTACTTGAATTGTGTTTGTTTGTTATCTTATCAATTGTGGAGCATCCGTGTGCCAATAATTGAATGACTGCACTttgatttgattaaaaaaaaaggtCATGCCAATTtttgtatgatgtttattttcttttttgacTTCATCAAGATAAATGTTTTggtttttgttttcattttctcagTTGGTTGCTTCCTGTGCTAATTCATATTTCTTAGCTCCTCAATATGATGCATAAAACGATTGTTATAGGAAGATGGTGATGACATATCTTACccaaaaaaatgaataaataaaaaaaaatcatggggTGTCGTCAATATTTTGGGTAAAGATTTGCAAGGTAAATATTTTTACGTGGCATACAATTGTAAGTCAGAAAGCACAATTATAATTTGGTAAAgattttaaaaggttttatcaATATGTTGGGTTCAAATGGCCCTGTTGCCATAAGTTTTCAGAGAAATGTGGTGTACTCCTGCAACTGTTTGCTAAAACTAAAGAGTGACTCTTATCCATTGTCCCGGTTTAACACGATTAATCTTTCACCTGCAGCCAGGTGCTACATTTAAGCATTGCAAAGAGGGAACAGAAAGCTCTGCTTTCTGGTTTGCACTTGGTGGAAAGCAAAATTTTTCCAGCAAAAAGACCACCCAAGATGTCGTTAGAGATCCTCACTTGTATACTTTTTCATTTAAGAAAGGTTTTTAGGACATATCTTTATTTCAATTTCCATTTTTTTGTTATACACTCTGTGCTTCCAACATTCAATGTTATTTGACTGTGTTCATTGTGATCAACAACGATGTTTCTCCAGGAAAGTTAGTGGTGAGTGATTACTTGCTTCCAACTTTTAACATTTGGTACCTAAAACTTTTTGGGTCAATGCATTTTCTCACCTATGCTTGCTTCCCTTATTTTCTAAAGGTCACCGAAGTTTTCAATTATTCACAAGATGATCTGTTAACTGAAGACATGTTGATATTGGACACCCATGCTGAGGTCTTTGTCTGGATTGGACATTCCGTGGATCACATTGACAAGCAAAATGCACTTGATATAGGACAGGTACTGACATTGAGCTTTGATGTTGTGTTCCCACTAACATCAAATGATTCTATAAACTAACATACTTCCTTTACCATGTAAGAAATACATAGAGCTTGCAGTGTCAATCGAAGGGTTATCCCCAAAAGTACCACTTTATAAAGTCACAGAAGGCAATGAGCCCTGTTTTTTCACAGCATATTTCTCTTGGGACCCTGCAAAGGCGATGGTACGTTTTGTTTTTGTAATCTGCAAAGAGATTATGGAAATAATGTTGGTTATTGGAAGTCAGAGCTTAGAAATTGGAACAATTTTATTGATCGGCTTCTCCTTGGAAATAATGCTTCttctttcttcatcttctttattACTTCTCTCTGAGTTTCTTCTCTTTATTACTTGGTAACAAATGACATCTCTTACTCTTGTTCATAGGAGAGAATGTAGGCTTAGGTACTTCCATACAACATTCTAGAGAGTTCTTATACTCGGATATTTTTTCCACGAGTTGCAAATTAGTAGCACAAATGTAATCTTTATACTATGCAGGTCCAAGGGAATTCTTTCCAGAAGAAACTAACAAATCTATTTGGGACGTACGGTTCAGAGGCAAGTCTTTTACTTTTCTCACATAAAAGTGAGGCGGTCATGCCATTTCATATTCAGAAATatgtaaaattaaatatttcttattgCTCTTATTTGTATCTGCCTGCAGTCTAAAAATAGAGCTGCTGGTGTCCAGCATGATGGACCAACTCAAAGGGCCTCAGCTCTGGCTGCACTTTCATCTGCATTTAATCCTTCTCCAAACACAAGATCCACAGTAGTAAGGCCTTCGCGGCCAAGCCAAGGCTCACAGCGCGCAGCAGCAGTCGCTGCACTGTCCACAGTTTTAACCGAGGAACAGATGAAGGCAGAAGAAGAGGCCTCTGCGGCCCGATTCAGAAGTCGTTCCCCTGGTCCACGTAAGAATTTAAGTGGTATTTAAAGTCTCAGTCAATCTTGTGTGCATAAACTGTAAATGGTATCCATCTCAGGTTTTCCTTCAGAGTCAGAGCAGTCGGTAGATCTTTCTGCTGAAAGGGAAGCCATGGAAAGTGATGACTTCGAAGGAGATCACAATGATGAAGAGTCTGAGGAAGCACAAGAAGAAGCAGAGATTACTGAAAATGTGGGTGAATGCACATTTAGCTACGAGTTGTTGAAAACCAAGTCCAGCGATCCTGTCAGAGGAATCGATTATAAACGAAGAGAGGTATGTAAATCAAATTATGAACAATTCAAATAGTTCAACTGCTCTGAATTCTGCATTTTCAGGCCTACTTATCTGATGCGGAGTTTGAGAGTGTTTTGGGTATGACAAAAGAAACATTTTATCAGCAACCAAAGTGGAAGCAGGATTTACAGAAAAAGAAAGTGGACCTTTTCTGAGCTGCATTCCAGAAT
This window of the Zingiber officinale cultivar Zhangliang chromosome 3B, Zo_v1.1, whole genome shotgun sequence genome carries:
- the LOC122056351 gene encoding villin-2-like, which translates into the protein MTNSTKNIDPAYEGAGQKLGMEIWRIENFQPVALPKSDYGKFFSGDSYIILQTTSNKGGGYLYDIHFWIGKESSQDEAGTAAMKSVELDAVLGDRAVQHREIQGLESDKFLSYFKPCIIPLEGGFASGFKTPEEEKFETRLYICKGKRVVRMKLVPFSRSSLNHDDVFILDTENKIYQFNGANSNIQERAKALEVVQYLKDKYHEGKCDVAIIDDGNLQIESDSGEFWVLFGGFAPIGKKVVHDDDIFIETTAGRLYSINDGELNLEECVLSKSILESNKCYLLDYGAEIFTWVGRMTQVEERKAASKAAEDFIVSENRPKTARITQVVQGYETHSFKSNFESWPAGTGTTISEDGRGKVAALIKQQDVDFKGASKGSPVNEEIPPLLEDSGKLEVWLINGDAKEPVPKEEIGKFYAGDCYIVLYAYHSGEKKEDYFLTCWIGKDSTQDDQFVALDMNNKIWNSLKGRPVQGCIFEGKEPPQFIALFHPMVVLKGGIGSGYKSSIVEKNISDETYSPGAIALIQVSGTSGHNNKGMQVDAVAASLNSYDCFVLQSGTIVFIWNGSSSTFEQQQQAVHTAEFLKPGATFKHCKEGTESSAFWFALGGKQNFSSKKTTQDVVRDPHLYTFSFKKGKLVVTEVFNYSQDDLLTEDMLILDTHAEVFVWIGHSVDHIDKQNALDIGQKYIELAVSIEGLSPKVPLYKVTEGNEPCFFTAYFSWDPAKAMVQGNSFQKKLTNLFGTYGSESKNRAAGVQHDGPTQRASALAALSSAFNPSPNTRSTVVRPSRPSQGSQRAAAVAALSTVLTEEQMKAEEEASAARFRSRSPGPRFPSESEQSVDLSAEREAMESDDFEGDHNDEESEEAQEEAEITENVGECTFSYELLKTKSSDPVRGIDYKRREAYLSDAEFESVLGMTKETFYQQPKWKQDLQKKKVDLF